One genomic segment of Actinoplanes ianthinogenes includes these proteins:
- a CDS encoding VOC family protein encodes MNFVSTRVITADVPRLVDFYEQVTGLTATRFTPEFAEIGTGAARLAIAGAGTVPDGIRDGETILEFLVDDVDAHRDLPGVLMPPTTMPWGNRSMLLRDPAGHLINLFTPVTEAARARFR; translated from the coding sequence ATGAACTTCGTCTCCACCCGTGTCATCACCGCCGACGTACCCCGGCTCGTCGACTTCTACGAGCAGGTCACCGGCCTCACCGCCACCCGTTTCACCCCGGAGTTCGCCGAGATCGGCACCGGCGCCGCCCGGCTCGCGATCGCCGGCGCCGGAACGGTCCCTGACGGGATCCGCGACGGCGAGACGATCCTGGAGTTCCTCGTCGACGACGTCGACGCGCATCGGGATCTGCCGGGCGTGCTGATGCCGCCCACCACGATGCCGTGGGGCAACCGCTCGATGCTGCTGCGGGATCCGGCCGGCCACCTGATCAACCTGTTCACCCCGGTGACCGAGGCCGCCCGGGCGCGATTCCGGTAG